ACTAGTAACGtccatgaaattatatatacatcAATGTACCACTCCTACTTATTCTTCATGCAAGACGCAAGTAAAAGTACCGTTAACTTCTATGTTAACAAATCATACTTGTGCAAACTGTTATTTTTTAAAGTTTTATTTCCAATCACATTACATTacaaattcatttgaaaataACATCTGCTTTTCATTTAAAACAAAAATGCAATAATTCTTTaacatatttttaaatattttatttatgaaTTCATATGTAAAAATTATCTAATACTTTGTGTGATAGAAAATTTCTGCTTCAGATCACTAAATGAAATAAGAAAAATTACAGTTTAAATTGATAGTAAAACAAAATAATGATATTTTTATTCACTTTTTACAGAGCCTTTTTCGGATTGGTTAGAGGAAAAGATAGAATTACCTATTTTTGAAGAGCTGCCAGTCTCTGAAAATGGACAGATTAAATCAACAGCCTACAATGAAATTACAAAAGTTCCACCACAAGATGATACACAAACTCTATTACAAGAGTTCGAAACTGTCTTAGGAGATGTGGAAGCTTGTCATCAAATAGTCCCGTCATCAACTTCCACTCTTACACCTCCTCAATCACCTCCACCACATAAAGCATTAAATGTGGATACCCAATTACTCGTTACCTTACAACCAGTACAACCGCTATATTCCAATCAGCAATCTGTATATGGTATGGTAATACCAGAGGAGAAATCATACGTAAATGAAGTACCTGTACAGTGGAATACAAAAAATGTTCCATTGGATCCATTGAACACAGATGTTGCACACGACTTAGCTGTGGTGGATGAATATGTACGTCTATACACAGAAGATATTCCCCCCTCTAGTCCATGCACAAGTTCTGGTGGTAGTTACACTTCGTCAGAAGATTCTGTAGACGATCCAGATTGGATTTTAGAATCCGGGAGAAAAAGTACAAAACAATCTACATATGTTTCAAGCAGGAATCGTCAAAAGCCATACTCCCGTCCAACGATTGAGGACAAAAAAGTTCGGAAAAAGGAACAAAACAAAAACGCGGCAACACGGTACAGGCAAAAGAAAAAGCAAGAAATAAAAGAGATATTAGGAGAAGAACGTGAACTTACAGATCATaacgaaaaattgaaaaatcaaGTAACAGATTTACAACGAGAAATTGGGTATTTAAAAGGTTTGATGAGAGACTTACTTAAAGCTAAGGGTCTTATCAAATAATTCGTTTGTCTATAATCAATtacttttattcatttttattaaatttattaatcATATTTTTTACACTAACTGTATTTTACGATACCACTAATAATATGTTTATAGTATACAGATTTAGATTACTGATTGTAATTTCCTTCTCTTTAACTAGCCACATGTATAAACATGAACCTAAAATCTATCACAGCTTTTTAGTAGGACTACAGAACTGTCATCGTGTAATCCATAGAATAATTTAACATCTCCACAGAGTATTTGTGGTCCGTTAAAGATTAGTGAACAAGATGCATTAAATAGTAATAGAATTTGTAAAGTAAACAGCCCTATGAAACTCGTACGAGTGGAAATTTTTGCTGTTGCTGAATATTCTATTCATGATTTAGTACATCTTACTGATGCAAATGTTTTCATTCCAAACGATTTTAACCCAATCAAGTTTTAAGTTTtcttacaaaaaatattatactgAAAAGTAATAAGTGGGTTATTATATAATAAACATTGACATCACTGTCAAAACTCTTCTTATTTCTTAATTTCCTGTAACGATATCCAAGATTCTTGCATATGTTATTTTAAATACAGCTTATCTTTTCTAAGGAATCAAGGAATAAGTCTTAGTAATAAGCTTGGACCAAAGCAAAATTCTTGTTATAAAATAACACTGAGAAGAAGAGATGTAAAGTaacgtaagagagagaaagatgctaCATAAAAAGAGTGAGACGAATGATACCGACCCTACtccagaacccctggcgccatctctgtaaaaagtgctcaaactgttcgctcagcgttatcgacagcgaagtgaactactgaagcactagcgccatctcttggaaggGCACTGAAActaggtcggtaattagtttcagtactttccgtagagatggcgctagtgcttcagtagttcacttcgctgtcgataacgctgagcgaacagtttgagcactttttacagagatggcgccacgggttctagagtgGGGTCGGTAtcatctatctcactctttcttacagcatctttctctctcttacctctaaagcgggaaatataaaataaattacaataaagctgttgaaatatatattacatattatttacaaataataaatactacatattgtgcaattttaataGGAAAAAAGCTTTTAAACCTCTATTGTATatcatcatattatatatcatccttatgacgatttaaagaaatatatatatatggattTCAGTAATTGTAATTGTTGGCTAACAACAaccaaaatgtctgtcaatatTCAATATGTTAAACATCTGCCGAGATTCTAATTTGTACGGAAATTATTGTCGGggtatatgtacatatacattGTATATATGCGTGTGTAGACGTTCGCGCGCACATCTGTTACTAACGTGTATCGTTTATTATAGTCAACAACGTATACAGTTATATATGATTAAATACAGTTTATATATACAGCTCTAGTCAATAATACAAGATATATTGCAAAGATATCCCTACATATTAGAAACTTGTATATGTTACATATGATGTAGTTTCTTTTTCACTTAGTATTTTATTGTTATTGACTAATCACATATTGCGATTAGATGACATTAACGAGCGCGCAAGTTTACCGTATACACGTATGAAACGGGAAAAGAATTTTTCCATTACAATGCCAATAGCGCAAGATAAACCTCTTccttaaataaaaaaagaaaattccagCTGATATGACATATAGTTATTATCACAAGTTAATAAATAGCTTAtcgtatgtttcataattatctaattttattatttatgcaATACAACATGCTACTTTCGCTACTTTTAGTCTACACTCTATCACCAATTAAAATAATTACTTAGGACATATACAGAATAATGTTCTTTCAAAATTAAAAAACTGTATTCATAGGTATATTGTtagtaataaatatattaagtaTGTATTTTAATAATGGAATTTACAGGctttttaaaattgaaatttttcaaaTACGGTAGAACTTAATTATTGGTATGTATTGATAATAATGTACATGTAATATACATACAACTAATCCAGCAATCTAGATATAGAAGCATCGATAAAATAAAAAGTTACACAATACAACTGACAGTTCATAATATTTTGATGGAAATATGTCTTAGTTTTGTTAAATTCAAGACTGCTGAATTAAAGAAAGTAATATAGATATACATTGCTTATAAATTtacatgtacgaatattaacaaaAACACATAACAAGTACATAGAAAGAATGTTGAGTATTGCTAAGAATTATCGTACAAATATGCAGGAAACAAATCATGTACATGTAATAGAATCATGAAATAAACTATTATTTGGTACACTGTTTACAAAAAAAAACTTAAAACAATTTTGGATATGGCAGTTAATCTAATGCAAGTATAATTTTCTGGAATGTCGCAAATAAGGTTCATGAGTATTTATGATTTGGTATAATAGACATGTTAAAATGGGATTATCATTATAATCTGCTAGTagtaaaaatattttactatctTTCAGAATCTAAAGTATAACTATTAGACATCAGTTAGATATTAAGTAGCTGTCAGTGAATGTAAATTTCTTACTTAAAATCAGTTATATCATAAATATGTACAAATGTATGGATATCTTTTCTTTAAACTTATAAATTTTGCAAATAATGTGTCAAAATAATGAGAATTTTCAAAGTCTTTAATTCTCTCTAAGTAACATTAATAAAAATCATtgaaaaacaaaaacaaaatagAATGTTCAATCTTCTTTCATTTACAAAGTTAAATGGTTTGATAAAATAGatgttacattctttacatcactCTTCGCAATACATTGTATGATGCTTTAAATTCAATGTATATCTATATAAATCGCCAATCACGTTCACAAATCAAATTTAACTCTAATTTGCTTATCATACTGGAAAAGAAATTACAGAAATATTGAAGAACTTTGTATGTTTTTTTTATGTTGCTGTATCACCCTCCTCTTGTTCAAGCCTAGATGACCCACATACACGACATTTACAGCATACGATACATGGCGCAGCCAATAAAAGTAACGGGGATGCAACGAGCAGAAGTAATCCAAATCCAGCAAATATTCCAATAACTTGCGTTCTATGCCATATAACTGATGCGCGTGAGTGTCCCAATTTATTTTTACACGGTCCTTTGTCGTAATGTCGCAACAAAAAATCATCCTATATTTTGTTCAATGCATTCATATTATAGTTTTAAAATGTTTAACTAAGAAATATTAACATGATCCGTCATAAATACGTATACTTACATCTAGAGACGTTAAGCAATACCAACAAAAAACATGTTTACATCTTTTACACATCATTTGAGCACATCCTTCATCCTTTTCAATAGGTACAGAACACATAGGACAACATTTGATATGATCACCATCAAATGGTATGCCTAATGAGAGATCCGAACAAGGACCACTATGCCAAGATTCCCGACAAATAGAACAGAAGTCTGTTGAGCAATTAGGACAATGGACTGGTCCAATAGGAGTTCCGTTCGATCCAGTAGCATTTATAGAACATATCGTTTCACAACCTGCACGTGGACACCAGGCGCGTGCTTTGTCCATAGACACATCTGTgcgttacataaaaaaattattaaacagTATTACCACAGATCAGTGCACTAAATAAACTTTAACGTACCTCGATTTAATCGAAATTTATGATGTTTCTCCATAAGTTCAGGactaatgagatttgatatttcCTTTATAGAAAGTATTGCTCCATGTTCGCATTGTGCATCAGGGCAACTGATTTCGTATGCACCCTCTTCAATTTCAAATTCAACATATGCTTTCATACACTAAAACATGCAaaatatgtatgtatacatACTTTACATATGATAATATGCATAAAAAAATGTGGACATACATCTTTACAGTAGGAACAACCACAGCCTTCTATCTTAAATGTTTTAGGAAGGGAAGTATCAGCAAGACATAATTTACAAAGTATATGTCCAAGTGCTTGTTGAGAACCCGCAGGAACAAAATTGCCTGCAGCTAAACTGTAGCGTGAACTAGACGCCAATGATAATAGACTTGAGCAGCGAGAACACACTCGGCTGCGGTTTATAGGTCTGCCTTCTAAAGCAGAAGTACTTAAACCCACAGCAGTTTCACATTTTCGTAATACTCCAGGGCCTAGACTCAGCCAACTATTCCCACGAGCTTCTAGACTTGCGCTACTTTCAGGTCTGAGTAAAGGATCGTCGACTCCTTTACCTAGCGCAGTCCTCTCTGTTAGAGAAAGATTTACAACGCTTGCTTCTTTGCGTAGCAAAGGTAATCTTACTCCAGTAAGTTTATTAGA
This sequence is a window from Xylocopa sonorina isolate GNS202 chromosome 6, iyXylSono1_principal, whole genome shotgun sequence. Protein-coding genes within it:
- the Crc gene encoding bZIP transcription factor crc isoform X2, coding for MATICYSEPFSDWLEEKIELPIFEELPVSENGQIKSTAYNEITKVPPQDDTQTLLQEFETVLGDVEACHQIVPSSTSTLTPPQSPPPHKALNVDTQLLVTLQPVQPLYSNQQSVYGMVIPEEKSYVNEVPVQWNTKNVPLDPLNTDVAHDLAVVDEYVRLYTEDIPPSSPCTSSGGSYTSSEDSVDDPDWILESGRKSTKQSTYVSSRNRQKPYSRPTIEDKKVRKKEQNKNAATRYRQKKKQEIKEILGEERELTDHNEKLKNQVTDLQREIGYLKGLMRDLLKAKGLIK
- the LOC143424307 gene encoding putative E3 ubiquitin-protein ligase RNF144A, with protein sequence MQCQIVSWGMPSLHSLVVRRAPLMDMGTATSSVTSVNPNKVANNQKKVDKSNKLTGVRLPLLRKEASVVNLSLTERTALGKGVDDPLLRPESSASLEARGNSWLSLGPGVLRKCETAVGLSTSALEGRPINRSRVCSRCSSLLSLASSSRYSLAAGNFVPAGSQQALGHILCKLCLADTSLPKTFKIEGCGCSYCKDCMKAYVEFEIEEGAYEISCPDAQCEHGAILSIKEISNLISPELMEKHHKFRLNRDVSMDKARAWCPRAGCETICSINATGSNGTPIGPVHCPNCSTDFCSICRESWHSGPCSDLSLGIPFDGDHIKCCPMCSVPIEKDEGCAQMMCKRCKHVFCWYCLTSLDDDFLLRHYDKGPCKNKLGHSRASVIWHRTQVIGIFAGFGLLLLVASPLLLLAAPCIVCCKCRVCGSSRLEQEEGDTAT
- the Crc gene encoding bZIP transcription factor crc isoform X1, which encodes MTSDQDQEMWLWKFEPVSPSGALSNEFEDDWFLFDDKSVDPIKKVAEPATYEDHPTRAQVATKLLEKLDEWIKEEPFSDWLEEKIELPIFEELPVSENGQIKSTAYNEITKVPPQDDTQTLLQEFETVLGDVEACHQIVPSSTSTLTPPQSPPPHKALNVDTQLLVTLQPVQPLYSNQQSVYGMVIPEEKSYVNEVPVQWNTKNVPLDPLNTDVAHDLAVVDEYVRLYTEDIPPSSPCTSSGGSYTSSEDSVDDPDWILESGRKSTKQSTYVSSRNRQKPYSRPTIEDKKVRKKEQNKNAATRYRQKKKQEIKEILGEERELTDHNEKLKNQVTDLQREIGYLKGLMRDLLKAKGLIK